Proteins found in one Limanda limanda chromosome 18, fLimLim1.1, whole genome shotgun sequence genomic segment:
- the stx7l gene encoding syntaxin-7, with the protein MAYQAGTPEELSALVNDISANIQKITLLTSELQRAVSLLETEQDSGQLRHTLQQKQQQGNHLAKETDRLIKVFSARPVGPDQRQRKIQRERLLNDFSAALNSFQKTQRQAADKEREFVARVRASSRVSGGQPDDSFGNVAAFTNETQVQAQAEAITEDDLRLIQERETSIRQLESDITDINDIFKDLGMMVHEQGDMIDSIEANVESADVHVQSATQQLARAAQYQRSSRKKICILVVVLVVVAVIVGLIIWGAVGK; encoded by the exons ATGGCCTACCAGGCGGGGACTCCAGAGGAGCTCAGCGCCTTAGTGAACGACATCAGTGCCAACATACAGAAGATCACACTGCTGA CCTCCGAGCTGCAGAGGGCAGTGTCTCTCCTGGAAACGGAGCAGGACAGCGGTCAGCTACGACACACATT GcaacagaaacagcagcagggcAACCATCTCGCCAAGGAGACTGACCGACTGATCAAAGTCTTCAGTGCACGTCCCGTCGGCCCCGATCAA CGGcagagaaaaatacagagagagCGCCTGTTGAACGACTTCTCCGCTGCCTTAAATAGCTTCCAAAAGACCCAGCGGCAGGCGGCAGACAAAGAACGAGAGTTTGTTGCCAGAGTCAGAGCCAGCTCCAGGGTGTCG GGAGGCCAGCCTGACGACAGCTTTGGAAATGTGGCTGCGTTCACAAA TGAAACCCAGGTGCAGGCTCAGGCCGAGGCCATCACCGAAGACGACCTGAGGCTGatccaagagagagagacgtccaTCAGGCAGCTGGAG TCTGACATCACAGATATTAATGACATCTTCAAGGACCTGGGGATGATGGTGCATGAGCAGGGAGACATGATAG ACAGTATAGAGGCCAATGTGGAGAGTGCCGATGTGCATGTCCAGAGTGCCACCCAGCAGTTAGCACGGGCTGCACAATACCAG AGGAGCTCACGGAAGAAGATCTGCATCCTGGTGGTAGTGTTGGTGGTAGTTGCAGTGATAGTAGGACTTATCATCTGGGGAGCCGTCGGCAAATAA
- the LOC133024897 gene encoding protein LEG1 homolog has translation MALYPTSIKAVHLFVDSQSRVLALDSISLCAVPSSVMQPLTALGLLLACAASLGSSAVILENGMPILWAHTAGQLTDLPIENGVLTPDPWHYLHRMSLYRLLIAATDPFMGCMGTNATDSPFWGLPLQFGWMLTSGRLADPTGASTCGLQTGDTMCISTQSWWACQNYFVSVLPFLSAAHQGFMGPGLQVKMQQPAGAEDLCTTYADCSARFPEVMPKWDAFFQGLKDASESPLPDIEKKDALLGLYWAAQMASSHASSVCNARQSHYSSTEVYFAQCWLNAAEYIASAYFQSNLDRSAMFMNPLPGRILQVNDVAPNIPDLSDEENHTLSVFSWMQNINNLLGGTLVRMWGKAMCSRSTRERGKDMLEQVLLNPSYATGSFLSIVTGMATSC, from the exons atggctctgtatcCCACA AGTATAAAAGCTGTGCATCTCTTTGTTGACTCTCAGTCCAGAGTACTAGCTCTtgactccatctctctctgcgCCGTGCCTTCCTCAGTCATGCAGCCTCTGACGGCCCTCGGCCTCCTCCTGGCGTGCGCCGCGTCCCTCGGCAGCTCTGCCGTCATCTTGGAAAATGGCATGCCCATCCTGTGGGCGCACACGGCCGGCCAACTCACAGACCTGCCGATAGAGAATGGCgtcctgacccctgacccctggcACTATCTTCACCGTATGAGCCTTTATCGGCTGCTGATTGCTGCTACAGACCCGTTTATGGGATGCATGGGGACAAACGCTACAGACAGCCCTTTCTGGGGACTGCCACTGCAGTTTGGATGGATGCTCACGTCAG GGCGTCTGGCAGACCCGACCGGCGCTTCAACCTGCGGCCTGCAAACAGGAGACACCATGTGCATCTCTACTCAGAGTTGGTGGGCCT GTCAGAACTACTTTGTCTCAGTGCTGcccttcctctctgctgcacatcAAGGCTTCATGGGACCTGGACTTCAG GTCAAGATGCAGCAGCCTGCTGGGGCCGAGGACCTTTGCACCACCTACGCCGACTGCTCAGCTCGCTTCCCTGAGGTCATGCCTAAGTGGGATGCCTTTTTCCAG ggtCTCAAGGATGCGTCCGAGTCTCCTCTGCCCGACATTGAGAAGAAAGACGCTTTGCTCGGCCTCTACTGGGCGGCTCAAATGGCTTCATCTCATGCCTCCTCAGTTTGTAATGCCAG GCAGAGCCACTACTCCTCCACGGAGGTGTACTTTGCTCAGTGCTGGCTCAACGCAGCAGAGTACATAGCATCAGCATATTTCCAGTCCAATTTGGACAGATCGGCGATGTTCATGAACCCTCTGCCAGGTCGAATCTTACAG gtcaaCGACGTTGCACCTAACATCCCCGATCTGTCTGATGAGGAGAACCACACACTGTCTGTCTTCTCCTGGATGCAGAACATCAACAATCTTCTCG GTGGTACACTGGTGCGCATGTGGGGAAAGGCCATGTGCTCGAGGAgcaccagagagagaggcaaggaTATGCTGGAGCAGGTCCTCCTGAATCCCAGCTACGCCACCGGCTCCTTCCTGTCCATCGTCACCGGGATGGCGACCAGTTGCTGA